The genomic region CGTTCCGTGCGTCTTCTACGACAGCATCATGAGGGCAAATCGCTTGCCGCCGTTGCCATCGCAGCCCATGAAATCGGCCATGCCATCCAGCATCACCGCGGTGAGCGGCTGCTCGCCTTGCGGCAGCAACTGGCAAAGTTCGCCGCCGCCTCGGATGTGGTGGCCTCGATCTTCTTTTTTGCAGCGCCCGTTCTCGGTGTGATAGTGCGCACGCCGCTGGCTTTTTTTGGTCTGGTTGCCTTCGGTGTCGCGCTCTTGTCGATCCGCGTGCTGGTTCACCTTGTCACGTTGCCGGTCGAATATGATGCCAGTTTCAACAAGGCCTTGCCCATCCTGGAACAGGGCGGTTATCTCAAGCCTGAAGACATGCCCGCTATACGCCAGGTCCTGAAGGCAGCCGCACTGACCTATGTTGCCGGTGCATTGGTCAGCCTGCTCGATCTCGCCCGCTGGGTACGCATCCTGCGATAAATCCGCTCAACCGCAAAGGACATATTGATGACCAGATATTTCGACGATTTGGAAACACGGGATGCCAAGGCTCGTGAGCGGACACTGTTCCGCAAGCTGCCGCGTTTTCTTGCCGAAGTGAAGGAGACCTGTCCTGCCTGGAAAAAGCGGCTGAGGAAAGTCGATCCTGGCGCGATCAAAAATCGCAGCGCACTTGCCGGTCTGCCCGTGTTGCGAAAAACCGAGTTGATGGAAGCCCAGGCGAACAAGCCGCCGTTTGGCGGTTTCGCAAACCCCGCAATGGTGTCCGGCACCCGTTACTTCATGTCGCCGGGCCCGATCTGGGAGCCGCAGCCGTCGGGGCTCGACCCCTGGCTTGGTGCACGCGCCTTTCATGCTGCAGGCATCAGCAAGGGCGACTTGGTGCATTGTTCGCTTTCCTTTCACCTGACCCCTGGCGGCTTCATCCTCGATGCCGGCGCAAGGGCGGCGGGCGCCAATGTGTTTCCTGCCGGCAGCGGTGCAACCGAACAGCAGGTCGAGGCTGCAAGCGCCATCCGCCCCACCGCCTATGCCGGGACCCCGGATTATCTGAAAACCCTTCTCGACAAGGCGCAGGAGATGGGCAGGGACCTCTCCTCGATCAAAAGGGCAGTGGTTTCCGGCGGAGCGCTTTTCCCTTCCATGCGCGATGAATACCGTGAACGCGGGGTCAAGGTCCTGCAATGCTATGCCACCGCCGATCTTGGCGTCATCGCCTATGAAAGCAGCCACCGGGGAAAGCCCCTGCCGGGAATGCTGGTCAATGAAGACCTGATCGTGGAGATCGTCCGGCCAGGCACCGACGATCCGGTAGCCCCCGGTGAGGTGGGCGAACTTGTGGTGACCAATTTCAACCCGGCCTACCCGCTGATCCGTTTCGGTACCGGCGATCTTTCCGCCGTGCTGGACGAACCATCGCCCTGTGGGCGCACCAACATGCGCATCAAGGGCTGGATGGGCCGGGCTGACCAGCGCACCAAGGTCAAGGGCATGTTTGTCGATCCCAAACAGGTCGATGAGGTGGTCAAGAAATCAAAGGGAATTGCCAGTGCCCGTCTTGTCGTCGCCCGCGAAGGGGCTTCCGACGCGATGACGCTTCAGGTCGAACCTGCAGCCGGCGCAAGCATTGATGCCTCCGCCATCGCCAAGACCCTAACTGCCGTCACTAAACTGAAAGGCAAGGTCGAAGTGGTTGGCACCCTGCCAAACGATGGCAAGGTGATTGACGATACCCGCGACTATTCCAAGTGAGGGTGGCGCCATGAGGACAAGTGAACATGCTCCGCCGGATGATGCCGGTAAACGCCGTGCCGTTGAGCCGGTCATCTGCTATCCGCCGGAAAATCTGCCGCTTAGGCAGATCGGCTGGTACAAGGCTCTGCGTAAGGAAGCTGAAGCGATCGATGAAGCCGTCGCGCAACCCCGCGATGCGGTGACATTCGAAGTGCCTGCCGGACATTTCTTCCGCATTTCCTGTCCACAAGGGTCACAGGTCGGCGATCTCAATTTGTGGAATTCGGAGAATCTTGACGAACGCTTCTTCAGCGGCAAGACCCGGGCACTGCACGGCACCCATGTTACCACTGGCGACCGGCTGTGGAGCAATCTGCCATTCATGCGGCCCATGGCCACCATTACCCACGATACCCTGGACTGGTATGGTTTTGATGAGTTCGGCGGCGGGGTGCACGATGTCATCGGCACGCGGTGCGATCCCTATACCCACAATCTGCTGAGCGGTGGCGGGGAGTATCACCACTGTTGCCATTCCAACCTGACCCGCGCCCTTTCAAGGAAGACCGGCCTGCCGGTAAAGCAGGCCGAACTGCATGTGCACGATGTTCTCAATGTTTTCATGTGCACCGGATTTACCCGCGATACCGGCCAGTATTTCATGAAAGCCAGTCCGGCGCGGCGGGGGGACTACATCGAGTTCTTTGCTGAAATCCATCTTCTCGGCGCATTGTCCGCATGTCCGGGAGGCGATTGCGGTGCAAGCCATTCCAGCGAAGCGGCGCAATGCCACCCATTGCTGGTGGAAGTCCTGAAACCGCGTGATCTCGGTGACTGGACCCCGCCGCCGCTCAATGGCTATTCGCGAAGGCATGGCATGTAGGTGCATCGGACTACCGGCATGCCGGCAATATCAAATCCGGCTTGCTGCGATGGTTTGATACTCAGCGGGCGGTGCCGGTCTCATTTCCCTGTACGCGCTCAAGATGCGGCGCATCGCCATCAAACAGCGCCAGCGCTTCGGCAGTTGTTATCGCCGTGCAGAATTCGCCATGCATGGAGGCCAGCGCCATGTTGTGGACGAGGTCGCCATCATAGAGCGTGCCGTCCAAACCTTTGCGGGGCATGGTCGCGCAGGCGTCGTGCACCAGATAGGTGTCAAAGCCCATATTGCCGGCCATGCGCACCGTCGTCTCCACACAGAAATTGGTGAAGAAGCCGGCGACGACCAGCCGCAGAATGCCGGCGCGGCGAAGATCAAGTTCCAGCGAAGTTCCGATAAATCCACTATTGGAACTTTTCGAAACCTGAATATCCCGTGGTGCGATCTCAAGGCCGGCAATCTGCTGGCCACTTTCCTTCGACAATTTCAACGGCGAATTGGGCTCAATGGAGTCATGGCGGGTAAAGGCAACCGTCATGCCTTGTACCCGTGCCCTGTCAAGCAAGGCACGGATATTGTCTTTTGATGCCGGGTTGTTGAGCGTATCGCCCTTGCCTGTGCCGTAATAGGCGCCGTCATCAACCCCCTTCTGAACATCGATCAGAAGCAGCGCAGTATGTTCATCAAATTGGCGGATCATGTATTTTTCCCAGGCAGATCAGGGTTCAGATCAACACCGGATCAAGCCCCTTCTTTTCAACCACCGTTTCCATTACCGCATAACTGTGGGTGGAGGCGACCCCCGGCAATGCGCCGATGTGATCGCCGAGCACTTTGCGGTAGTGCGCCATGTCGCGGGTGCGCACCTTGAGAAGATAATCGAAATCGCCTGCAATCATGTGACAGCTTTCAATTTCCGGAATGCGCCTTGCCGCTGCGTTGAACCGGTCGAGCACATCGGTGGTGGTGCGCTCGAGCGCCACCTGAACAAAGGCAATATGGGGATAGCCTAGTTCCATCACATCGAGCTCTGCATGGTAACCCTTGATCAGCCCTTCCTTTTCCAGCCGCCGCATGCGCTCCGTACAGGGCGTTTTTGAAAGGCCGACGGTTTCCGAAAGTTCCGTTACCGAGATGCGGCCTCTTGTCTGCAGGGTTTTGAGAATATTCCGGTCAATCCGGTCCATGGTGCTTCCGCCCCTTGTCTGGAAATTTGTCAGTGTATAGTGAAATAACCTGAGAAAAATTAAAAATACAGGAAAAAAGAATACATGTGCGTGCTATCATAGGGTAATTGAAGTTTGCTTGGGCGGTCTGTCCTCTCCGCCACGTGGAGGACAGGCGGGCTGCAATACATCCCGGATCGTTTGACGGTTCATCGCAAACGGGACGACGGTCTGGTTCCATGATTTTGTCTAGGCCCCAAGCTTTCAAGAAAGCTGAATTGCTCCAGGGAGAATGGGCCATGTTCGTTTCCAGTCCGGCACTTTCCAGCAACCGCAAGGC from Salaquimonas pukyongi harbors:
- a CDS encoding zinc metallopeptidase, with translation MGALVVIGVVLFGAVIFLPQYWVQHVITKHGTDRADLPGTGGELAEHLAGELQLTGVGVETTEKGDHYDPQTRSVRLLRQHHEGKSLAAVAIAAHEIGHAIQHHRGERLLALRQQLAKFAAASDVVASIFFFAAPVLGVIVRTPLAFFGLVAFGVALLSIRVLVHLVTLPVEYDASFNKALPILEQGGYLKPEDMPAIRQVLKAAALTYVAGALVSLLDLARWVRILR
- a CDS encoding phenylacetate--CoA ligase family protein, with the protein product MTRYFDDLETRDAKARERTLFRKLPRFLAEVKETCPAWKKRLRKVDPGAIKNRSALAGLPVLRKTELMEAQANKPPFGGFANPAMVSGTRYFMSPGPIWEPQPSGLDPWLGARAFHAAGISKGDLVHCSLSFHLTPGGFILDAGARAAGANVFPAGSGATEQQVEAASAIRPTAYAGTPDYLKTLLDKAQEMGRDLSSIKRAVVSGGALFPSMRDEYRERGVKVLQCYATADLGVIAYESSHRGKPLPGMLVNEDLIVEIVRPGTDDPVAPGEVGELVVTNFNPAYPLIRFGTGDLSAVLDEPSPCGRTNMRIKGWMGRADQRTKVKGMFVDPKQVDEVVKKSKGIASARLVVAREGASDAMTLQVEPAAGASIDASAIAKTLTAVTKLKGKVEVVGTLPNDGKVIDDTRDYSK
- a CDS encoding urea carboxylase-associated family protein is translated as MRTSEHAPPDDAGKRRAVEPVICYPPENLPLRQIGWYKALRKEAEAIDEAVAQPRDAVTFEVPAGHFFRISCPQGSQVGDLNLWNSENLDERFFSGKTRALHGTHVTTGDRLWSNLPFMRPMATITHDTLDWYGFDEFGGGVHDVIGTRCDPYTHNLLSGGGEYHHCCHSNLTRALSRKTGLPVKQAELHVHDVLNVFMCTGFTRDTGQYFMKASPARRGDYIEFFAEIHLLGALSACPGGDCGASHSSEAAQCHPLLVEVLKPRDLGDWTPPPLNGYSRRHGM
- a CDS encoding cysteine hydrolase family protein, whose protein sequence is MIRQFDEHTALLLIDVQKGVDDGAYYGTGKGDTLNNPASKDNIRALLDRARVQGMTVAFTRHDSIEPNSPLKLSKESGQQIAGLEIAPRDIQVSKSSNSGFIGTSLELDLRRAGILRLVVAGFFTNFCVETTVRMAGNMGFDTYLVHDACATMPRKGLDGTLYDGDLVHNMALASMHGEFCTAITTAEALALFDGDAPHLERVQGNETGTAR
- a CDS encoding Lrp/AsnC ligand binding domain-containing protein encodes the protein MDRIDRNILKTLQTRGRISVTELSETVGLSKTPCTERMRRLEKEGLIKGYHAELDVMELGYPHIAFVQVALERTTTDVLDRFNAAARRIPEIESCHMIAGDFDYLLKVRTRDMAHYRKVLGDHIGALPGVASTHSYAVMETVVEKKGLDPVLI